The sequence below is a genomic window from Lolium perenne isolate Kyuss_39 chromosome 7, Kyuss_2.0, whole genome shotgun sequence.
CAGCACATTTCCTGAGATTGTGACCACCGGTGATAAGACAAGGAAATCAGGTGTAATTTTATCACCCTTACCAAGGCTGCATTCAGAGGGATTGGAACAGCCACCCGGTTCTGCAACCAAGTTAAGTGTTTTTGATAGTGCTAAGAAGGGCTCCAGCATAAAGGAGAATGGCTCACGTGTTGGTAGGCCATTGGAAAAGCCCAGGAGAAGAGCGTGTCGttttgatgatgacgaggaggaagaacaaCGGACACCACCGCATAAAACTGTGGCCAAACCAACCTCCAAACATGTAGCCCCAACAGAGAAGATCCATCAGACAGGTATTCGGGGAATTCCTTCCTCACAAGTTGGGAATATTTCTGCAAAAAAATCTGGTGTGGCAAGAGAAGAGAAACCTAGAAGTGTTGGAAGGTCACCTGTGAAGCATGAGCCAATTTATTCGCCAAGTCAAAATAAAGTGCTTGCTAGACAAGGAAGAAAATCAACCACCACCTCAATCAATGCTTCTGCTGAATTGGGTAACAAGATTAACCTGGCAGATCGCAAGTCCTCTGGACAATCAAGAATGCCAGCACCATCTGAACTGAAGAAACCACAaggtagttcttctaaagtattgTATAATCAGACACCTGGGAATTCTCATTCTCAAAGCCATGCTGCCTTAGAGAAGAATTTGCTTCTGTCTAAATCAGAAAATGCCAAGGCTAAAGCTAAGCCTAGCACACAGTTGCCTATAGCTGTGGAGAGTAGATTAAGTGCCAATTTTTCAGGTGAACGAAATGTGAAGCTGGATCACTCGAAAGAGGACAGGTATACTGCTTTGGATCAGCCAAGTTTCTTTCATATGCCCTTTTAGTCCATGTTTATACAGGTTAGCTATGCACTTTGTTGATGGTTGCAGTTTTCTCTTATGCAGATCAAATTTTGTTGATAAAGCTGATGTTGCTGAGCCTAGTGCTGACTCTGTCAAGTCAATGAAGAATCTTATTGCAGCTGCTCAGGCAAGGAGAAACCTTCTTGCGTCTGGTCAAGGGAATTCTGATGGATCTTTTGCGGACAATGCTGTTCTTGCCTCCACACCATATGGCTTGCCTGGACTAAGTCCTAGTCCTGGCTTTCACATTCGATCTGCGTCTAAAATTGCTATTTCAGAGGGTGACATTATGCAATTTCAAGACTCCATCGCTGAACCTAGTCAACAAGTTGACCTGAAAAAGCCTGCAGAAACTCACCGTGAACATGAAAAGAGTCCAAAACCTAAGCAATCCAGTGGTTCACTGAGTGGTGGTACCGATGCAGCAATTGCACGTGATGCCCTGGAGGGAATGATAGAGACACTATCGAGGACAAAAGATAGTATAGGTCGTGCTACGCGTCATGCAATCGAGTGCTCGAAACATGGCATTGCGGATGAGGTACCCCCCTCACACCCACACCCCTTCATGCACTCACAGACACATTGTCTGATCATGTATATTCATTAACCCACATACCATCATCAGCAATTCAGCATCTCCTTTTCATCACAAGCCAAGTATtcttattaatttgtttcattaTTTATGATCAGATTGTTGAGCTTCTCATAAGGAAAATGGAGAGTGAGCCTAATTTTCACCGCAGAGTTGATCTCCTTTTCCTTTTAGACTCCATAACACAGTGTTCTCACTCTCAGAAAGGTGACTTTTCTTTGTATTACATCATACCTCAGAATTATGTGTTTCCTTAGTCTCAAATTTTAATTATCCACTTCTCTCAAATGGTTAGGCGTTGCTGGGGCTTCATATGTTCCCAGTATCCAAGCTGCATTACCTCGTATTTTGAGCGCTGCTGCTCCACCTGTAGCTGGTGCTCGTGAAAACCGACGCCAGTGCCTCAAAGTAATAGCTTCACTGCTAACTGTTTCAGTTTTAATTTCCACAGGCAATTTACATTTCTAACCATTGGCTTTGCAGGTTTTAAAATTGTGGCTACAGAGAAAGATTATGCCAGAAGAAGTACTGCGAAGATACATGAATGACTTTGAGGGGCCAAATGATAATACAAGCACAGGTTTGCTGCTCAGGCGACCATCCCGAGCTGAACGTTCTGTAGATGATCCTATTAGGGAAATGGAAGACATGCTTGTCGATGAATATGGAAGGTATTATATACTCCCTTTGTCCTTTCATATTTAATGTGTTGGAATCGATACAGTTAAATGCTACCACCATTATGCTCATAATCTCAGGGCAGAGAACTACCTAACTAGATTTGTCGTTGAAATTTAGTGTTTTCTATTAATTTATTGTAATAGGAAGTTGCATAAAGGCAATGGTCAAAGTCACATTTGATTTTGAATACCATAGAAGTCAAAACATCAAATAGAAAAGAACAGAGAGAAGGGAGAACTATTTACTAGCTCGTAACTCGGTATGATTGGTTTTATTTTTGTGGTTGGAAGTTATAAGTTAGTATGATGGATTTTAGATTTCTGTACAAATATTCTAAATCTAAAATGAGTACCACCTAATGAACACTTGACCGTGAGTTAACTCTTCAATTAAGCTCTGGGTTTTCCTTGATATCTCTTCTAAGTAGATCTGGCCCATATTGGATGCATGATGTTATATGAGCTTCGAGCCTTGTGCACAGCAGCAGTGGTGTGGGCTTGGCATGTGCACATGCTGGCACCCTTGTATGAGCATATATGAAAGTATACGATAGGATATTTAGAGAAATAATTGAGCACAACAAGTTTTGTGCATGTTGGGTATGGCTGGGTCTTCTAAATTAGGAATGTTCAAGTTAAATTTGGATATTGAGTTATGGACTTATGGTTCGGTCAAAAGTTTAGTTGGGTTCCTGCTTGTGGTTCAAGACACTTTGCCTACAtaaaggaaaatcatgtatcatgTATTAATTATTCAATGAAGACTCAATAGTTCAACTAAGCCTAAGATTCTATCTACCACAATGTAGATTATGCCCTTGGTTAGATCCATGGTTTGAAAGGCGTATTACAGCGGTTTGGGGCCTCAGCGACGCCTAGGTGGGCGCTTTACACGCTTAAGTGCCTCAAGCGGTCGATTTTCcaaggcggggggggggggggggggggaaggtgGGGGCTTgacgcctttaaaaccatggTTACATGATTACATCAGGTGAAATGGTGAATGCCCTACCCCTGGTCTTTGGACCCCTCTACAATGATCCATGACCCTGAACTAGGGTTACCTACCTTTTTCATTTTAGAAGAGACGCCAGTCTCACTATCACATAGTAGAAAGATACAAGTTCTGCTCAAGACATAAAGCAAGGAACTGTGTTCTGTAGTTTCCTGATTGTGGTTTTGGTAAAATCATGTGTGGTTGTAAGATATGTGTCTACATTCGTACTTGTAGCATTCTATGAGAATGTCGCATGCTTTGACCACAGTAAGGCCCTTAGGGACTCTAGCGACCTTTCATCTGGTTCCAGTGATCCAATAGCATCAGCTGATTTTATTCACCTAGACCTAACACTGAACTTTTTAAGTGGAGTCTCCAGCGATTTTAGTaagtttattattattattattattattattattattattattattatgtggTATTATCTTAATTCAACTCATTGCTGACATGCGTTATctgtttttttgtgtgttttgtacagCAATACAACCTTTGTCTTTGAAATTGATGAAGATTTCCCTCGAATTAATGGGTTGTCAACAGTTATCTCACTGCAAGTTGAAAGGGGTGAAATACAAGAAGGCGTAGAAATTATTGCTCCAAATTCTGTGGAGGAACACACCACGGTGCTAGAGAGTGTAACTGATGACACTGTCATGGAAGATGCTATAGATTTACCAAGGAACATGCAACTGATAGATGGATCTGTCCTCATTGAGCATGATTCAAGACAGGAAGCAAGTTCAGAGGAGGCATTGAATAATCAGTATGAGCTTCCCCCTCTACCTGCGGGTCCTCCACCACTTCCACTGGATTCACCACCTCCCCCACCTTTACCTGAGGGCCCTCCACCTCTCCCATTGGATTCACCACCTCCCCCACCTCCTTTGCCTCCTTCGCCACCACCTGctacaccaccgccgccacctccaccactttCACCATCTTCGCCACCTCCGCTGCCACCCCTGCCATCTGGACCACCTCCACAGCCTGCTCCACCACCTCCTCATCCTTCTATCCCGCCACCTGTTctgtcatctccatcatcattggGTTATCAGCCTGCTGTGCCAGAATATTTCAGGCCTCCCAGTGTAAATATTTTCTTCAATGCACTTCATTTTGCAGATCCTGTTGTGTTCTTGGTATAATAATAAAGTTCTGTTGATGCAGGGTAACCAACCAACAGAAAATTCATCAATCCAAGGTATTGGAAATCTGCCAAACTTCATGCCTGGTGGACCAGCTAATGCGCAAGCTCCAGTTAATTTTGTCcagtcgttgccaccagattatgGAACCAATAATATCTTCATGGCACAGCAAGCTTCTAATGGTAATTACCAGTTTCAGCCTGGTGTACCTTTTCATCAAGGGGCTTTCAGTGCTTTTCCATCAGCACAAACACCACCAGTTCATCCCCACACTCATCACACACTCATGAACCCCATGGGCCAACAATCTGCGCCACCTCTGTGCAATTCTTATGTTGTACAGTCCTTTCCAAATAGTCAAAGCCAATATACATCTGAAGAACAGTGGCGAATGACATCTGGTAACTTCAGTCCAGATGATCAGCATACTTGGTTACCAGGTGGCAGATCATTATCTTGCTCAGATGGGTCATTCATGCAGGATGGTATGTTTGCCTGTAACCTGTTTTACTTTTATAGTGTTAATTTTTCAGAGGCCTGAGATGGCTATGGTTCACTTTTCTGGTAGGATATTCGAGGTCCAACATTGAGAGATCTTCAATGAATCCAATGAGCCATCAACATCCTGTACAGGCTGTACTCAACCATTTGCCATCTGGAGCAGCACATCCAGGTTTCTTTTTTTGCTTCTTAAGAGTTCACAGTTGTTTTTCATCTGATAGGTAATGCACTGCATTCAAATGAATTCTCTTAGGGAAACTTCATAAGATCCACTGACAACTGGTACTTGCACCCCATTGTGCTGTAATGCCGCCTTGTCAATTAATCTTCTGAAATTTCGTTAAAAATCATTTGGTGTGTATAAGCTATAtgtttcctttttattttttaaaatatttttgtTTCTATTCTTATTTTTGACAGGTCACATTCCTCAGATGCTGCCAGCCAAGCCTGATATTCATGCACGTAATCGCTGGAGGCCTTCTAGATAAAATCTATTTGTTGCGGTAGTCCTCCAACTCTGTTGATACTTTGTAATGCTCTTCTATTTGTTCCTTTGTTATCTTCACTGATCTTCAGATTAGTTGTCTACGATACTTCCTTCTGTCTACTACTGCAGTTGAGCTGACTCCTCAGTTCTTTACGTACAGGTTTTGACATGGGAAATTGGTGGTGCTGGAAGTCATTTGAAATGAGGATGCAACAAGAGGTGCTTACACTAGTCTGTTTTGCGACGAGGATTCACTTTTGCATGAGGAGTAATGATGAGATCAGATGATATTAATTGGAATGGACATTTTACATTGTAATTAGTCTGGGCAGCAGCATCCAGCAGACTAATCTCTCTTAGTGTAAGCGCATGTTTTACATGACACAAGTATTCTCTGTTCTTTTAGATGTTGCTTCTGGTGTTTGCTTGAGACTATGAGGACTGCAAACTGTTCAATGTATCTTGCTCAGACAGTGCGCGTTAGACATAAGCATCAGTTCTCATAGTTCTTGTAGTAAAATATTGGAAACTTTTTTTATTTATACCAGAGCATAATGATGTATCCGGTGGTGTTAAAAAACGGCTTGCCTGAAACCCATAAAAACCAGCAAAGCAAAACTGAGCTAGTGCCTAATCTACGCTCCAGGGGGGGCGGGAGACTGATTCGCTAGTTCAAAAGTTGTGAAGAGGAACAGTGCCTGGTTTTCAATGGTTTGAGAAAACTTTTGTTGAACACCCTGATGATAATTTTTGGCACTTTCTGCGGTTTGTTGTACTTGGACTGTTGTGCTACTGTGCAAAACATAACAAGTTTCAACTAGATAGACATCTAAGTACAAACAGTAAAGCTGAAGCACTGTGCTTACTCTTATGTTAAGTGCTGTGAGTTAGCTCTTCAAACAAAATTAGCTGTCTCTTATCCAGTTATGGAGTAGAAGACTAGACTAGAACTGCGGATTTATGCAGACACCTAAGAGCTAATGGTTTATTTGAGTTTACATAGATTAGTTGATTGCCATATGCTGCTATTCATTTTCTAGTGATTAGCTGATATTGTCCTATGCTGGTATTATCTTCGAGGGGAAATTACCTGGTTCCCTGGGCCATGTTAGCCACTCCATTGTGTTTTTAGTTCCATGGATGCATGACATGTAATATAGTAAAAAAACATGCTGCGTACTTAAATTGGTCCACTTCCTTTATCACCAAAATTAAATAAGTACCTTTACATGCACTAAttgtcttttctctttttctagTCTATAATTAAGATATTGGCCTGTCTTCTGCATGCATAGCATTATTTTTACATTAATAGATTTCTGGAATATTGCATCTTATTCTTAGAGAAACAGTTGTTGTTGCCCGTAGAGACACCGAATCTGTATTTTCTTCCCCCAAAACTACATTATTTACAAGCCTTGTACACACCGGTCTTCGGGTATCTAGGCTCAGTAACTAGTGCAAATTTACAGTACCACTTACTTTGAGAGATGTTTGAGGGAGTAAGCTTGTTGAGCTAGTTGTGTTTTGCGGTTGAATGATAATGGCTTAAGGAGAGTACATCCCATTTTATCTTATAATATATTTTTCGTAAGATTGTTTTAATGGAAATAAAATAAGCATGCAAAGTCGATGCTTTGGTTTGAACTTTGAAGGGCCAATATGTATGCTGGTATTATTATATGATGATTAACTGCGGCAAACTGATCTGTCAGAAGCTTATAGATTTGTGAGATACTGGGGAGGTACGGAATTTAGAAATTCTGCTACATATCTTCCTACTTCAGATCTGCTCTTGTCCTGCTCCAGTTTGCCAGTGATGAGCATGAATTCTATTTGATCTTGTTGTTATTTTCCTGTGGACAACTACTTTTGTCTTTCAGCGGAGTGGATGGTGGGTTGGTAGGTAGTTTATGAACTGACGGGGTATTGGGAGTTATGAAATTTAGAAACTGTATTGTATATTTTTCAGATTTGATTTTGTCCTGTTCTATTTTTCATGATTATCACTCGATTTTATGGTTATTCTTCATCTATTTTCGAGTATTTTTCTTCCCGTGAAGTTGGTAGTGGGTGTTGGGTACTATTATCGCAAAGatatgaagatttgcaaaaatattGTACGCAATTACTCCTTCCAGATTCATGTGCAAGAAGAAAATAGAGATTCATTTTCTTCATTAGTTCAATTGTTCATGTAAAATGGCAGAAAGTATTTTTTAACTTCGGCAGTCATTCATGTTTTGTGTATTGATGATATAAATATAATTCTGTAGTCTGGGGAATGATGGATTGGGGTATGTTTTGAGTGACTCGTTTTTGAGTGATCCGTTGAACCTGAACACTATAGAATTGCTGCTTCCAGTTTCATGTATGCAAAAATGAAATATAGATTCATTTTCAATTTCAAATTTGCTACATATGCACCTAAGGAAGATTCGTTGAACTTAAACAGTGCTTTGCCTTTCTGTGGGTATGAACATGATAGATTTTTCTGTACTTTGGGGAATGAAATGTTGCAAACACGTTCTGTGATGTCCTATTTGTATACGTAGGGCACCAGTCGGAGGTACTTTGCTAATCACTAGTTTCTAGGTTACAGCAGTTGGCAATGTTTTTTTCAAGCTGGAAATATAGTTCCATAGTTGATCATAGGCCAGATACAGTTTATTTAGCTTAAAATCTGTTATGCTGCAAGGCTGCCAACTGAACATTGCATACATCTTTTATGGCTGAACTGCTTGTTGGTGATTTTGCATGCATGCGCTAAAATTATCTGAAAAATGAACCATGTTTGACTAAAGCTTGTGTGGATATGGCAGGTCTGAAGGGGAACATGCAACTCGGCGGCGTTAAGTTATGGTTTTGCTGTGATGGCTGCTGGTGGCTTTGATGAAGTTCGAGGGGGAGCAGCTTAATGTGGTGAGCTGAGTGTTCCATTTTGTTCTTTTGGCCGGCAAACTCGAGCGCTTCGTTTGAAGAGGCCTCGGTGAAGAATTGTACAAAAGAGATACCCCATGTACAGCTTTCTTTGGTAACTGAAAGGTAGTAAATGTACAGTGGGTGCTGATATTATGCGTAGTTGTAGTCGTCCCTTGGCAAAAGCTATGGATGACGGATGGGGTTCCTCTTATTGTTGGATAAatggaagaaagaaagaaaggtgGGGGGATTAATTATTACATGCAGTGCGATGTGTATTATCTGTCATGTTTTCCTGTATTGGTTCTGGGGCAGCACAGTAGGTTGCTTAACCGTGTGCTGGCGATCTTCCGTTCGATCATACCCGTGTTGATTCAGTTGCGGTGCTTGAGATATAGTACAAGCAAGAAAATCGCAGGCGAGGCTGTGTTTGTTTTTTCGTATATTGCGGGCGTGTGATTCGGTGCTGCTAGTGGTTGTTGTGAGCAGCATGTTTGGAGACGCCAGTGTATCTCTTCTTGTTTGAGATGATCACGCTTGCTGGCTGCTGCTGCTTCAGTGCCTTGATTGCATTGACGCAGCTGAATAACGAAGGGTCAGGTCTAGGTGTTTGAATTTGTGCTTTGAAAGGTAAATGTTGCGTTGAATTCCTCTGGGTAAGGTAACAAAATCTTGTGTTGAATTTCTGACGGGAAGGTGAATCTTGTGTTGAATGCATGCTTGATATCAGTCACATCCCAATATCCCATTGGATTTTAGGTGGAGCGGCCGAGTTCACGCCATGCAGCTCAAGCGTGTTCCTGGCTGCAGATATCTGAGGAGTATCCATCCAACAGAGTGATTTGGCACTCTTACCTATTTTAGGCTTGATGGCCATTAACTGGCACGGGCACCTACCCATCGAAGACAGATATTTTTCGTCCCAGAACTTTATTTTGCTGCATAAAATACTTGCtggagaagaaaagaaaagaaaagaagagaAATCAGATATTTGTTGTttggaagaaaagaaaagaaatcagcAGCAGCAGAGCAGCAGGTATTTGGTCCGGTCGGGTCGGGTCAGGTCCGGGTCCGGTCCAGCATATTCCCTTCTCTTTCTCTTCTCACCTACCAGCTCCTTCTCTCCCTCCGCGTCACCTCCCCCGTCACCCACCCCCATTCCCTGCCCGATTGTATTTCAGAGCCAGCAGTTCCTCCCAATT
It includes:
- the LOC127313633 gene encoding ENHANCER OF AG-4 protein 2 isoform X2, with protein sequence MPFTEEVKNDWVNQAREKRLPKRYAKGLEEALVEICNAYDELPNSSETAKSSETGNGLLPDQTLDLIEKPTEHLVKPPDDGGPQKLEQMEGDSSMKNLNSLGHISGTEEDVKDGGHDRKDPFPTASKRKISVEKDSGHPKKKKPVASKSATDLHFEQEHSSIFPCSERETEDQKIGKENHPAEDLILDRTVQIVCALAVPKKCKTEKQLKDADRKENKHVDVTGISMGTAPEALPVSVPNNGADKESTGFTKLKTMMKPSATDKSERKDHNSKVILDKPNKQLTGKSPAVFSPNKKSMPASGQRKPEGSADMRPAKRPKLTDRANETVKSGAHSEPNVPVDNKKDISVKNEKSTSAGTGNSTFPEIVTTGDKTRKSGVILSPLPRLHSEGLEQPPGSATKLSVFDSAKKGSSIKENGSRVGRPLEKPRRRACRFDDDEEEEQRTPPHKTVAKPTSKHVAPTEKIHQTGIRGIPSSQVGNISAKKSGVAREEKPRSVGRSPVKHEPIYSPSQNKVLARQGRKSTTTSINASAELGNKINLADRKSSGQSRMPAPSELKKPQGSSSKVLYNQTPGNSHSQSHAALEKNLLLSKSENAKAKAKPSTQLPIAVESRLSANFSGERNVKLDHSKEDRSNFVDKADVAEPSADSVKSMKNLIAAAQARRNLLASGQGNSDGSFADNAVLASTPYGLPGLSPSPGFHIRSASKIAISEGDIMQFQDSIAEPSQQVDLKKPAETHREHEKSPKPKQSSGSLSGGTDAAIARDALEGMIETLSRTKDSIGRATRHAIECSKHGIADEIVELLIRKMESEPNFHRRVDLLFLLDSITQCSHSQKGVAGASYVPSIQAALPRILSAAAPPVAGARENRRQCLKVLKLWLQRKIMPEEVLRRYMNDFEGPNDNTSTGLLLRRPSRAERSVDDPIREMEDMLVDEYGSNTTFVFEIDEDFPRINGLSTVISLQVERGEIQEGVEIIAPNSVEEHTTVLESVTDDTVMEDAIDLPRNMQLIDGSVLIEHDSRQEASSEEALNNQYELPPLPAGPPPLPLDSPPPPPLPEGPPPLPLDSPPPPPPLPPSPPPATPPPPPPPLSPSSPPPLPPLPSGPPPQPAPPPPHPSIPPPVLSSPSSLGYQPAVPEYFRPPSGNQPTENSSIQGIGNLPNFMPGGPANAQAPVNFVQSLPPDYGTNNIFMAQQASNGNYQFQPGVPFHQGAFSAFPSAQTPPVHPHTHHTLMNPMGQQSAPPLCNSYVVQSFPNSQSQYTSEEQWRMTSGNFSPDDQHTWLPGGRSLSCSDGSFMQDGYSRSNIERSSMNPMSHQHPVQAVLNHLPSGAAHPGHIPQMLPAKPDIHARNRWRPSR
- the LOC127313633 gene encoding ENHANCER OF AG-4 protein 2 isoform X1 — encoded protein: MAPAAKRGAKGTKWTRDPQLGDLVLARVKGYPFWPAKVSRPEDWNQVPVLRKFFVLFYGTKEIGFVALQDLMPFTEEVKNDWVNQAREKRLPKRYAKGLEEALVEICNAYDELPNSSETAKSSETGNGLLPDQTLDLIEKPTEHLVKPPDDGGPQKLEQMEGDSSMKNLNSLGHISGTEEDVKDGGHDRKDPFPTASKRKISVEKDSGHPKKKKPVASKSATDLHFEQEHSSIFPCSERETEDQKIGKENHPAEDLILDRTVQIVCALAVPKKCKTEKQLKDADRKENKHVDVTGISMGTAPEALPVSVPNNGADKESTGFTKLKTMMKPSATDKSERKDHNSKVILDKPNKQLTGKSPAVFSPNKKSMPASGQRKPEGSADMRPAKRPKLTDRANETVKSGAHSEPNVPVDNKKDISVKNEKSTSAGTGNSTFPEIVTTGDKTRKSGVILSPLPRLHSEGLEQPPGSATKLSVFDSAKKGSSIKENGSRVGRPLEKPRRRACRFDDDEEEEQRTPPHKTVAKPTSKHVAPTEKIHQTGIRGIPSSQVGNISAKKSGVAREEKPRSVGRSPVKHEPIYSPSQNKVLARQGRKSTTTSINASAELGNKINLADRKSSGQSRMPAPSELKKPQGSSSKVLYNQTPGNSHSQSHAALEKNLLLSKSENAKAKAKPSTQLPIAVESRLSANFSGERNVKLDHSKEDRSNFVDKADVAEPSADSVKSMKNLIAAAQARRNLLASGQGNSDGSFADNAVLASTPYGLPGLSPSPGFHIRSASKIAISEGDIMQFQDSIAEPSQQVDLKKPAETHREHEKSPKPKQSSGSLSGGTDAAIARDALEGMIETLSRTKDSIGRATRHAIECSKHGIADEIVELLIRKMESEPNFHRRVDLLFLLDSITQCSHSQKGVAGASYVPSIQAALPRILSAAAPPVAGARENRRQCLKVLKLWLQRKIMPEEVLRRYMNDFEGPNDNTSTGLLLRRPSRAERSVDDPIREMEDMLVDEYGSNTTFVFEIDEDFPRINGLSTVISLQVERGEIQEGVEIIAPNSVEEHTTVLESVTDDTVMEDAIDLPRNMQLIDGSVLIEHDSRQEASSEEALNNQYELPPLPAGPPPLPLDSPPPPPLPEGPPPLPLDSPPPPPPLPPSPPPATPPPPPPPLSPSSPPPLPPLPSGPPPQPAPPPPHPSIPPPVLSSPSSLGYQPAVPEYFRPPSGNQPTENSSIQGIGNLPNFMPGGPANAQAPVNFVQSLPPDYGTNNIFMAQQASNGNYQFQPGVPFHQGAFSAFPSAQTPPVHPHTHHTLMNPMGQQSAPPLCNSYVVQSFPNSQSQYTSEEQWRMTSGNFSPDDQHTWLPGGRSLSCSDGSFMQDGYSRSNIERSSMNPMSHQHPVQAVLNHLPSGAAHPGHIPQMLPAKPDIHARNRWRPSR